From Jeotgalibaca dankookensis, one genomic window encodes:
- a CDS encoding vitamin B12-dependent ribonucleotide reductase, whose translation MATEINSTLKQGFEQINKDIEQFDAVFPITEDMHITYSGVARLVMLDRYSFKDTKKDSLKVGDFVLLTIKEDPKYPARGTGTIQSLDWEKGTATIQVSDEYLLSIDAFSDSEDGIVKRDIITLDKPLELFYEQIAMRNAHGLAQVEISPEKRADAFLEFYEEQKNKNFIPAGRVLYGAGSGTDVTYFNCYVMPMVPDSRGGISDHRKKVMEIMSRGGGVGSNGSTLRPRHALARGVNGRSSGSVSWLDDIAKLTHLVEQGGSRRGAQMIMLTDWHPDIAEFIISKMQNPRILRYIIENFEDEQIRTLAHNKLKFTPFTAKEINMYTGIVNYKNSPGFGGFDESVIREAEMKLRDGGTYTVNDPDFLTGANISVCITDDFMDAVKADAEYDLRFPDVENYSKEEMAYYDAEWGNVGDVRDWEKAGHAVRVYRTIKARELWKLINVCATYAAEPGIFFIDNANNMTNAQAYGQKVVATNPCGEQPLAPYSVCNLAAVNLAEMVNKDLQMVDFSKLEKTVCMGVHMQDNVIDSTPYFLEENRIQALGERRVGLGIMGLADMLIYCGVRYGSEEGNQLIDQVFKTIAVTAYEESIELAKERGSFPFLVGETGRETQQLREKFVNSGFMRGMPEHVRQGVLKYGIRNSHLLTVAPTGSTGTMAGVSTGLEPYFSFSYFRSGRLGKFIEVKAEIVQEYLERHPDADPDNLPDFFTTAMTLSPEEHVDVQTTIQRWVDSSISKTVNAPKGYTVDQVQKIYERLYDGGAKGGTVYVDGSRDSQVLTLKAEENLMDDQYQDHAKEAAKVNKDKTFLVESIVNLESTDVTIGNEIGDTCPICRIGTVEDLGGCNTCNNCAAQLKCGL comes from the coding sequence GTGGCTACTGAAATTAATTCCACTTTGAAACAAGGTTTCGAACAAATAAATAAAGACATTGAGCAATTTGATGCTGTTTTTCCTATAACTGAGGATATGCATATTACTTATTCCGGTGTAGCCCGTTTAGTGATGCTTGACCGCTATTCTTTTAAAGATACCAAAAAGGATTCCCTAAAGGTTGGTGACTTTGTCCTTTTAACAATCAAAGAAGATCCTAAATATCCAGCACGCGGTACGGGTACTATTCAATCACTAGATTGGGAAAAAGGAACAGCTACTATCCAAGTTTCTGATGAATATCTTCTAAGTATTGATGCCTTTAGTGACTCTGAAGACGGGATTGTCAAACGTGATATTATTACCTTAGACAAACCACTCGAACTTTTTTATGAACAAATTGCCATGCGAAATGCGCACGGTCTTGCTCAAGTAGAAATTTCTCCAGAAAAACGTGCGGATGCTTTTCTTGAATTTTATGAAGAACAAAAAAATAAAAACTTTATCCCAGCAGGTCGCGTCCTATACGGAGCGGGTTCTGGAACGGATGTTACATACTTTAACTGTTACGTTATGCCAATGGTCCCTGACTCTCGCGGGGGTATTTCGGACCACCGTAAGAAAGTGATGGAAATCATGAGTCGTGGTGGCGGTGTTGGCTCCAATGGTTCCACGCTACGTCCGCGTCATGCTTTAGCGCGTGGTGTAAACGGCCGTTCTTCTGGTTCTGTTTCGTGGCTCGATGACATTGCTAAACTAACGCATTTAGTTGAACAAGGTGGCTCCCGTCGTGGTGCGCAAATGATTATGTTAACTGATTGGCATCCTGACATTGCTGAATTTATTATTTCAAAAATGCAAAATCCACGTATTTTGCGTTATATCATTGAAAACTTTGAAGATGAGCAAATTCGTACGTTAGCACATAATAAATTGAAGTTCACACCCTTTACTGCAAAAGAAATCAATATGTATACTGGGATTGTCAATTACAAAAATAGTCCTGGATTTGGTGGCTTTGATGAATCAGTTATCCGTGAAGCTGAAATGAAGCTGCGCGATGGTGGGACTTATACCGTTAACGACCCTGACTTCCTAACGGGTGCAAATATTTCTGTTTGTATTACCGATGATTTCATGGATGCGGTAAAAGCTGATGCTGAATATGACTTACGTTTTCCAGATGTGGAAAACTATAGTAAAGAAGAAATGGCTTATTATGATGCAGAATGGGGTAACGTTGGGGATGTGCGTGATTGGGAAAAAGCTGGTCATGCCGTTCGTGTCTACCGCACAATCAAAGCACGTGAACTGTGGAAACTAATTAATGTTTGTGCAACTTACGCTGCGGAACCAGGTATCTTCTTTATTGATAATGCTAACAACATGACGAACGCACAAGCTTACGGTCAAAAAGTTGTCGCAACGAACCCTTGTGGTGAACAACCTTTGGCTCCTTACTCGGTATGTAACTTGGCTGCAGTTAACTTGGCTGAAATGGTCAATAAAGATTTACAAATGGTTGATTTTTCAAAATTAGAAAAAACTGTCTGCATGGGTGTTCATATGCAAGACAACGTTATTGATTCCACACCTTACTTCTTAGAAGAAAATCGCATTCAAGCGCTTGGCGAACGTCGTGTTGGTCTGGGAATTATGGGATTAGCAGATATGCTTATCTACTGTGGTGTTCGCTATGGTTCTGAAGAAGGAAATCAATTAATTGATCAAGTTTTCAAAACGATCGCTGTAACAGCTTATGAAGAAAGTATTGAATTAGCTAAAGAACGTGGTAGTTTCCCATTCCTAGTTGGTGAAACCGGTCGTGAAACCCAACAACTGCGCGAAAAATTTGTCAATTCTGGATTTATGCGTGGTATGCCAGAACATGTTCGTCAAGGCGTTTTAAAATACGGGATACGTAACTCTCATCTCTTGACTGTTGCTCCAACTGGTTCAACGGGTACCATGGCGGGTGTTTCAACTGGGCTGGAACCATATTTCAGTTTCTCATATTTCCGCTCTGGCCGTTTAGGTAAATTTATTGAGGTGAAGGCAGAGATTGTTCAAGAATACTTAGAACGTCATCCAGATGCAGATCCAGATAACTTACCAGACTTCTTTACAACTGCGATGACCCTTTCTCCTGAAGAACACGTTGATGTTCAAACAACCATTCAACGTTGGGTAGATAGTTCGATTTCTAAAACCGTCAACGCTCCTAAAGGATATACCGTTGACCAGGTTCAAAAGATTTACGAACGTCTCTATGATGGTGGTGCTAAAGGTGGGACGGTTTACGTTGATGGCAGTCGTGATTCTCAAGTCTTAACTTTAAAAGCAGAAGAAAACTTAATGGATGATCAATACCAAGATCATGCTAAAGAAGCTGCCAAAGTAAATAAAGATAAAACCTTTTTAGTAGAATCAATTGTTAATTTAGAATCAACCGATGTCACAATTGGTAATGAAATTGGCGATACTTGCCCGATTTGTCGAATTGGGACGGTTGAAGATTTAGGCGGCTGTAACACTTGCAACAACTGTGCAGCGCAATTAAAATGCGGTTTATAA
- a CDS encoding DEAD/DEAH box helicase family protein, producing the protein MAKKTSNKTLPLPLYDELLKLDQDVFVSATAYDHPTYLTDNMVHTFRYYQEDALRFFHNSQTLDQFQYRHPNHVLFNMATGSGKTDLMAGLMLYLFHEHGYQNFLFVVNTNSVLNKTIDNLTNPQSDKYLFQQSIEIEGERIRIEKVSQYPRQPQENVIYLKLASIQSVFNDLFTQRENTMGLTDYSRHKVAVLGDEAHHYSASTKKEKEEEKSWERAIDLILAAHPDNRLLEFTATIDLDNKNVYAKYKDKIIYRYTLDRYISDRFSKNVKRIQSSNTDLDNMMNVVLLSEFRRRFALEYHGSQIKPVILFKSPKIVDSNEAEVKFKELIIQLSAEKVEDFIRFRSRISDDEQSETLSRAYQYYLANEDDLPQIVREMKRQFSPSRIINANDSDRGAGMLEKGQYEALNSLESPSNLYRVVFAVAKLTEGWDVLNLYDIVRISDTENAKGTKTSTMAEAQLIGRGARYNPFELEGEISYQRRFEDDGRDSLLLETLHYHTVNEPQYLKNLVAALNEMNLPTGEDKKNPLLEVKIKPSFKRTKLWKEGAIYYNEKVEVDDTYYDNLAKYGIDNQSDITLNWKFTAKEVTYRSNQVYEDYRDTHVVAVELDKRYFVKAMNRLTFYHFSNLKKYLPQLESREAFLGEQWLNISNRTLYAVVPAMFSRKDFKAEEKLEILEQYLMEVAKKIQTGYQKAIGTNKFIGYPIREYVADYRKRIPNYDTSSMRLLDKPDPQQVSRHIIKEDFFVYDSTIVNLTEKQLIDRIAERVSELKEEYEHVYLIRMDENMHRESVKSDALKLYQFGEKVRERRFEAFQPDFILLLENTDQYLQIFIEPKGINLLEKEQWKEDLLMYINSHQADLVFEDQVDGLAIKGLRFYTMNDGRSTMNQLSKMTLGKSFKSLSLEN; encoded by the coding sequence ATGGCCAAGAAGACCAGTAATAAGACTTTGCCACTTCCTTTATACGATGAATTACTAAAACTTGACCAGGATGTCTTTGTCAGTGCGACCGCTTATGATCATCCTACTTATTTGACAGACAATATGGTTCATACCTTTCGTTATTATCAAGAAGACGCCTTAAGATTCTTCCATAATTCGCAGACCCTAGATCAATTTCAATACCGTCATCCCAACCATGTGTTATTCAATATGGCAACGGGGTCAGGAAAAACAGATTTAATGGCTGGTTTGATGCTTTATCTTTTTCATGAACATGGTTATCAGAATTTTTTGTTTGTGGTGAACACCAATTCGGTTTTGAACAAAACCATCGACAACTTAACCAATCCTCAGTCAGATAAGTATCTCTTTCAACAATCTATCGAGATTGAAGGAGAGCGAATCAGAATAGAAAAAGTCAGTCAATATCCACGTCAACCTCAAGAAAATGTTATTTATTTGAAGTTAGCGTCTATTCAATCAGTCTTTAATGACTTATTTACTCAACGGGAGAATACAATGGGTTTAACGGATTATTCCCGTCATAAAGTCGCAGTTTTAGGAGATGAAGCCCATCACTACTCTGCCTCAACCAAGAAAGAGAAAGAGGAAGAAAAATCATGGGAACGAGCGATTGATTTAATTCTAGCAGCCCACCCTGATAACCGTTTATTGGAATTTACTGCTACGATTGATCTGGATAATAAAAATGTCTATGCCAAGTATAAGGATAAGATTATTTATCGCTACACCCTAGACCGGTATATTAGTGATCGCTTTTCAAAAAATGTCAAGCGAATCCAGTCGAGTAATACCGATTTAGACAATATGATGAATGTCGTCCTCTTAAGTGAATTTCGTCGGCGCTTTGCTTTAGAGTATCATGGCAGTCAAATTAAACCGGTGATTTTATTTAAATCTCCTAAAATTGTTGATTCTAATGAAGCAGAAGTTAAATTTAAAGAGTTAATTATTCAGCTCTCTGCGGAAAAGGTGGAAGACTTTATCCGTTTCCGTTCTCGTATCAGCGATGATGAACAAAGCGAAACCTTAAGTCGAGCTTATCAGTATTATTTAGCTAATGAAGACGACCTCCCTCAAATCGTTCGCGAAATGAAGCGTCAGTTTTCTCCGAGCCGGATCATTAATGCCAATGACAGCGACCGCGGCGCAGGTATGTTAGAGAAAGGACAGTATGAAGCCTTAAATAGTTTGGAAAGTCCCTCTAATCTCTATCGGGTTGTATTCGCCGTAGCAAAACTGACAGAAGGTTGGGATGTACTCAATCTCTATGATATTGTCCGTATTTCTGATACTGAAAATGCTAAAGGAACCAAAACATCTACCATGGCAGAGGCTCAGCTGATAGGGCGAGGGGCTCGGTATAATCCCTTTGAACTTGAAGGGGAAATTAGTTATCAACGACGGTTTGAAGATGATGGTCGAGACAGCTTGTTATTAGAAACCCTTCACTACCATACAGTCAATGAACCCCAATACTTGAAGAACTTAGTCGCTGCTCTTAACGAGATGAACTTGCCGACAGGAGAAGATAAGAAAAACCCGTTATTAGAGGTTAAAATAAAACCATCCTTTAAACGCACCAAACTGTGGAAAGAGGGTGCAATCTACTATAATGAGAAGGTTGAAGTAGATGACACCTATTATGATAACTTAGCCAAGTACGGTATTGACAATCAATCGGATATCACCCTCAACTGGAAATTTACTGCGAAAGAAGTGACATATCGATCCAATCAAGTATATGAAGACTACAGAGACACCCATGTGGTCGCGGTTGAATTGGACAAACGATATTTTGTGAAAGCAATGAATCGTCTAACGTTTTATCATTTTAGTAATCTCAAAAAGTATCTGCCTCAACTTGAATCTCGTGAAGCCTTTTTAGGCGAGCAATGGCTGAATATCTCTAACAGAACGCTCTATGCGGTAGTGCCGGCTATGTTTTCTAGAAAAGATTTCAAAGCAGAAGAAAAACTTGAAATATTAGAGCAGTATCTAATGGAAGTCGCTAAGAAAATTCAAACGGGGTATCAAAAAGCGATTGGAACCAATAAATTTATCGGTTATCCTATCAGAGAATATGTGGCTGATTACCGCAAACGCATACCCAATTATGATACCAGTTCGATGCGATTACTTGATAAACCTGATCCTCAACAAGTAAGCCGTCATATTATAAAAGAAGATTTCTTTGTTTATGATTCTACGATTGTTAATCTAACTGAAAAGCAGTTGATTGATCGTATTGCAGAAAGAGTGAGTGAGCTTAAAGAAGAATATGAGCATGTATACTTAATTCGTATGGATGAGAATATGCATCGGGAGTCTGTGAAAAGCGATGCTTTAAAGCTTTATCAATTTGGTGAAAAAGTTCGAGAGCGTCGTTTTGAAGCTTTTCAACCTGACTTTATTCTTTTGTTGGAGAATACTGACCAGTATCTGCAGATTTTCATTGAACCAAAAGGCATCAATTTATTAGAAAAGGAACAATGGAAAGAAGATTTATTAATGTACATCAATAGCCATCAAGCTGATTTAGTATTTGAAGATCAAGTAGATGGATTAGCAATAAAAGGACTAAGATTCTATACCATGAATGATGGCAGGTCGACAATGAATCAATTGAGTAAAATGACATTAGGTAAGTCATTTAAAAGTCTTTCTTTAGAAAATTAA
- a CDS encoding diacylglycerol kinase: protein MRARVIYNPSAGREQLTRHMLAILEILENAGYETSTFQTKPEPQSAAHEAKRAALAGFDLIVAAGGDGTVSEVINGVSGLEKRPLIGIIPAGTTNDLARALKIPRADLLEAAHVIARGWTIPMDVGKVNDSYFINIAAGGYLSDVTYEVPVRLKTIFGYLAYLIKGAEKLPQIKPISMRITYDGGVFEGEASMYFVALTESVGGIQNIDPHMLMGDGKFTLLIIKTANLFELVQILSQLIRNGTHINHPKVTYCHTSSVKVENLDEHPLLLNLDGEYGGEGSVEFTNLQQHIQIIGNTSDYATPLPSEITESTSKLLEEIDSLDLEE, encoded by the coding sequence ATGCGAGCGAGAGTCATTTACAATCCATCTGCTGGTCGCGAGCAATTAACCAGACACATGCTAGCTATTTTAGAAATTTTAGAAAATGCTGGGTATGAAACAAGTACCTTTCAAACGAAGCCAGAACCTCAATCAGCTGCTCATGAAGCAAAACGTGCTGCCTTAGCAGGCTTTGATTTGATTGTTGCAGCGGGTGGTGACGGAACAGTTAGCGAGGTCATTAATGGAGTGAGTGGGTTAGAAAAACGCCCCCTTATTGGTATCATACCGGCTGGAACCACTAATGATTTAGCACGTGCTCTTAAAATTCCACGTGCTGATTTACTTGAAGCAGCTCATGTGATTGCTCGAGGATGGACGATTCCAATGGATGTTGGAAAAGTTAATGATTCCTATTTTATTAATATAGCAGCAGGTGGATATTTATCGGATGTGACTTATGAAGTTCCGGTCCGCTTAAAAACAATTTTCGGTTATTTAGCCTACCTCATTAAAGGTGCCGAAAAATTACCACAAATCAAACCAATTTCGATGCGCATTACTTATGATGGTGGTGTTTTTGAAGGAGAAGCATCGATGTATTTTGTAGCACTGACTGAATCAGTTGGGGGTATTCAAAATATTGATCCACATATGCTAATGGGAGATGGTAAATTTACTTTACTTATTATCAAAACAGCAAATCTATTTGAGTTAGTGCAAATACTTTCCCAACTCATCCGAAACGGCACGCACATAAATCATCCCAAAGTCACTTACTGCCACACCTCTTCTGTAAAGGTAGAAAATTTAGATGAACATCCTTTACTTTTAAATTTAGACGGTGAATATGGTGGAGAAGGTTCCGTGGAATTCACGAATTTACAACAACACATTCAAATTATAGGCAATACGAGCGATTATGCTACGCCTCTACCATCTGAAATAACTGAAAGCACTAGCAAATTGTTAGAAGAAATTGACAGTTTAGACTTGGAAGAATAA
- a CDS encoding site-specific DNA-methyltransferase codes for MYHEWLIYLSSLILQSAYNSNFKLSTWLLFLKNRLEIASELITNDGTIWIHVGEDGMHYLKVLADSVFGQNNFVGTLPRKTREGKNDVPFNFSQDFDFILIYSKADRKDSVIQRKIYRSYIETDDFPNRPWRRGDIKQQKNYKERPNSYFDMVNPKTGKVYEVDKNAVWRVTKDTFQNWYNNGYIGFPDDYDFMNGEVPFRRSFKDEDDIKDKEKGPAVFSDYLLKDFTKQLMGKGRTAKNDIIEDGEFNYAKPESLMQQIIEVGTFEKDIVLDFFMGSATTQAVAMKMNRRFIGIEQMDYINTVSVPRLQKVMEGEQGGISKDVNWQGGGSFVYVELMEKSKGYLESVLEAKDTDSLKQIYQLMLDNVDLDFRADSEQVQEMLIDAISLADKKRLLVKVIDKNQLYYNYSEIDDANVRDLISDTDYAFNQSFYKEEEYHGQEDQ; via the coding sequence GTGTACCACGAATGGCTTATTTATTTGTCTAGCTTAATTTTACAATCGGCGTATAATTCGAATTTCAAATTATCAACATGGTTATTATTTTTAAAAAATCGACTTGAAATAGCAAGTGAATTAATTACAAATGATGGCACGATTTGGATTCATGTTGGAGAAGATGGTATGCACTATTTAAAGGTTTTAGCAGATTCAGTTTTCGGCCAAAATAATTTTGTAGGAACATTACCACGGAAGACTAGGGAAGGCAAAAATGATGTACCCTTTAATTTTAGTCAAGATTTTGATTTTATTTTAATATATAGTAAAGCTGATAGAAAAGATTCTGTAATTCAACGGAAAATATATAGAAGTTATATAGAAACAGATGATTTTCCTAATAGACCATGGAGAAGGGGCGACATAAAGCAACAAAAGAATTATAAAGAAAGACCTAACTCATATTTTGACATGGTTAATCCAAAAACTGGAAAGGTCTATGAAGTAGATAAAAATGCAGTATGGCGAGTTACTAAAGATACTTTTCAGAACTGGTATAATAATGGGTATATAGGATTTCCTGATGATTATGACTTTATGAATGGGGAAGTACCTTTTAGAAGATCATTTAAAGATGAAGATGATATAAAAGATAAAGAAAAAGGACCTGCTGTATTTTCCGATTATTTATTAAAAGATTTTACCAAGCAATTAATGGGGAAAGGCAGAACTGCGAAGAATGATATTATCGAAGATGGCGAGTTTAATTATGCAAAGCCCGAAAGCTTAATGCAGCAAATTATTGAGGTAGGAACATTTGAAAAAGACATCGTCCTCGATTTCTTCATGGGATCCGCCACCACACAAGCAGTAGCCATGAAGATGAATCGCCGTTTTATTGGCATCGAACAAATGGACTATATCAATACCGTTTCTGTGCCTCGTCTACAAAAAGTGATGGAAGGCGAACAAGGTGGTATTTCTAAAGATGTTAATTGGCAAGGTGGAGGATCATTCGTCTATGTCGAGCTTATGGAAAAATCTAAAGGTTATTTAGAATCTGTATTAGAAGCCAAGGATACAGACAGCTTGAAACAAATTTATCAATTAATGTTAGATAATGTTGACTTGGATTTCCGTGCGGATTCAGAACAAGTTCAGGAGATGCTGATTGATGCCATTTCATTGGCAGATAAGAAGCGTTTGTTAGTAAAGGTAATCGATAAAAATCAACTCTATTATAACTACTCTGAGATTGATGATGCTAACGTGCGAGACTTAATTAGCGATACTGATTATGCTTTTAATCAGTCATTCTACAAGGAGGAAGAATACCATGGCCAAGAAGACCAGTAA
- the rlmD gene encoding 23S rRNA (uracil(1939)-C(5))-methyltransferase RlmD translates to MKTNYEAAPVTKNEKLTVSFEDLTSEGMGVAKVDGYPLFVVDGLPGESAIVKVTKVGKSYGFARMEERLTSSQDRVPAIDVLGTRVGTMPLQHLRYSAQLDFKQDLVKRDLNRIAKLPEIKVLPTIGMSNPWGYRNKAQIPVRADKNGKLVTGFFRKGTHELVPMENFHIQDPKIDEAIVKVRDILQEYGVKGYDEKRNTGNIRHIMIRRGYHTGEMMVVLVTRTAKLFPMSKIIPDIREALPEVVSIVQNVNPKRTNVILGDENIVLYGEDVYHDTLLGHTFAISSKSFYQINPVQTERLYQIALDAAKLTGKETVIDAFCGIGTLSISLAEKAQHVFGLEIVPDAIEMAERNAKENNITNITFEVGAAEELLPKWVENGRKADVILVDPPRKGLEAAFIDAAVEMSPERIVYVSCNPSTLARDLALFDEKGYQAREVQPVDMFPQTLHVECIVLMEKVAD, encoded by the coding sequence ATGAAAACAAATTATGAAGCAGCACCCGTAACAAAAAATGAAAAATTAACCGTCTCATTTGAAGACTTAACGTCAGAAGGTATGGGCGTTGCTAAAGTCGATGGCTACCCGCTATTTGTCGTTGATGGTTTACCAGGTGAGTCAGCAATTGTCAAAGTCACAAAAGTCGGCAAATCATATGGATTTGCTCGTATGGAAGAACGTCTAACTTCTTCTCAAGATCGTGTTCCAGCAATTGATGTTTTGGGAACTCGCGTTGGTACCATGCCACTACAACATTTACGTTACAGCGCTCAATTAGATTTTAAACAAGATTTAGTGAAACGTGATTTAAACCGCATTGCTAAACTACCTGAGATTAAGGTTCTTCCTACTATTGGGATGAGCAATCCTTGGGGATATCGTAACAAAGCCCAAATTCCTGTTCGAGCAGACAAAAATGGCAAATTGGTAACAGGATTTTTCCGCAAAGGAACCCATGAGTTGGTTCCAATGGAAAATTTCCATATTCAAGATCCTAAAATCGATGAAGCAATCGTTAAAGTACGTGATATTCTTCAAGAGTATGGCGTTAAAGGCTACGATGAAAAAAGAAATACGGGAAATATTCGCCACATCATGATTCGCCGTGGTTATCATACTGGTGAAATGATGGTAGTCCTAGTGACGCGTACTGCTAAGCTATTTCCAATGAGTAAAATTATTCCAGATATTCGTGAAGCACTACCAGAAGTCGTCAGTATTGTTCAAAACGTCAATCCAAAACGGACGAATGTTATTTTGGGCGACGAAAATATTGTCCTTTATGGTGAAGATGTTTATCACGATACCTTATTAGGTCATACTTTTGCGATTAGCTCAAAATCTTTCTATCAAATCAATCCAGTTCAAACCGAGCGTCTCTACCAAATTGCACTGGATGCTGCAAAATTAACCGGTAAAGAAACAGTTATTGATGCTTTCTGTGGTATTGGGACGCTCTCAATTTCCTTAGCTGAAAAAGCACAACACGTTTTTGGTTTAGAAATTGTTCCGGATGCGATTGAAATGGCTGAACGGAATGCAAAAGAAAACAATATCACCAATATTACCTTTGAAGTCGGCGCAGCAGAAGAACTATTGCCAAAATGGGTTGAAAATGGTCGTAAAGCGGATGTTATTCTAGTTGACCCACCACGTAAAGGATTAGAAGCAGCCTTTATTGATGCAGCGGTTGAAATGAGTCCAGAACGCATCGTTTATGTAAGCTGCAACCCATCAACACTAGCGCGTGACCTAGCCCTTTTTGATGAAAAAGGTTATCAAGCTAGAGAAGTACAACCTGTCGATATGTTCCCGCAAACATTACATGTTGAGTGTATAGTATTGATGGAAAAGGTAGCTGACTAA
- a CDS encoding site-specific DNA-methyltransferase, whose amino-acid sequence METKIMKTLKDILSSFGDKYFIGNELNKAKVIQDIDRYDEELILALLSNELVKKHYAKQIGEYTLIETNKLIESFEMDDYWMDSYTKYSKKIGLTVNGRFLDESTEAVLDFPYKDTVLKAGMSKEDVEKEDLLPNEPFYNEVVAAEEIDTLLDKKILVNAKRYTAEGVEDTAEFSEEDNLILKGNNLLALHSLKEKYSGKVKMIYIDVPYYFITNKEYDAFKYFDLSI is encoded by the coding sequence TTGGAAACGAAGATTATGAAGACGTTAAAGGATATATTATCATCGTTCGGAGATAAGTATTTTATCGGCAATGAATTAAATAAAGCAAAAGTCATTCAGGATATTGACCGTTATGATGAAGAACTTATTCTAGCTTTATTAAGCAATGAGTTAGTGAAGAAACATTATGCCAAACAAATTGGGGAGTATACGCTTATAGAAACAAATAAGCTCATCGAAAGCTTTGAAATGGATGACTATTGGATGGACTCCTATACAAAGTATTCTAAGAAAATTGGTTTAACTGTAAATGGCAGATTCTTAGATGAATCCACAGAGGCGGTCTTAGATTTTCCATATAAAGATACAGTATTGAAGGCAGGGATGTCTAAAGAAGATGTTGAGAAAGAGGACTTGTTACCAAATGAACCATTCTACAATGAGGTGGTTGCGGCAGAAGAGATAGATACATTATTGGATAAAAAGATTTTGGTGAATGCAAAGAGATATACGGCGGAGGGTGTTGAGGATACCGCTGAGTTTTCTGAAGAAGATAATTTAATTCTGAAAGGGAATAACTTGTTAGCATTACATAGTTTAAAAGAAAAATATTCAGGAAAAGTGAAGATGATTTACATAGACGTACCTTATTATTTTATTACAAACAAAGAATACGATGCTTTTAAATATTTTGATTTGTCAATTTAA
- a CDS encoding IS30 family transposase: MTYTHLTMDELVMIEAYYHQNIAVTKISAQLKRSRMTIYNVINFLKKGHTALDYYRQYKKNKARCGRHKIILPEEQQVYINKKIAQGWTPDVIIGRQEMPIACSMRTLYRRFKEKIFDETTLPMKGKRKPNGHQERRGKQAFKRNIVEREKDYPVFKEEFGHIEGDTIVGVHHKSAVITLVERLSKVIITLKPHGRKANDIENTLNQWFESIPRHLFKSITFDCGKEFSNWKNLSNQHDIAIYFADPGTPSQRALNENSNGLLRKDGLPKEMDFNQVDQTFVSSVANKRNNIPRKSLAYQTPLEVFLSYINESTLSSLN, from the coding sequence ATGACCTACACCCATCTTACCATGGATGAACTAGTGATGATAGAGGCTTACTACCACCAAAATATCGCTGTAACAAAAATATCGGCTCAGTTAAAACGTTCTAGAATGACCATCTACAACGTCATCAACTTCCTGAAGAAAGGCCATACGGCCTTGGATTATTACCGACAATATAAGAAAAACAAGGCGCGTTGTGGACGGCACAAGATAATCCTGCCCGAGGAACAACAAGTGTACATCAATAAAAAAATTGCACAGGGATGGACGCCAGATGTCATCATTGGTCGCCAAGAAATGCCAATCGCATGTTCCATGCGGACGCTCTATCGTCGCTTCAAAGAAAAGATATTCGATGAAACAACTTTACCCATGAAGGGAAAGCGGAAACCAAACGGCCATCAAGAACGTCGGGGAAAACAGGCTTTCAAGAGGAATATCGTTGAAAGGGAAAAGGATTATCCGGTATTCAAGGAAGAATTTGGTCATATCGAAGGTGATACTATTGTTGGTGTCCATCACAAAAGTGCCGTCATCACCTTGGTAGAACGACTTTCCAAAGTCATTATCACCTTGAAGCCCCATGGGCGAAAGGCAAACGATATCGAGAATACACTGAATCAGTGGTTTGAATCGATTCCTAGACATCTATTTAAGTCCATCACCTTTGATTGTGGAAAAGAATTCTCCAATTGGAAAAACCTAAGCAACCAACATGATATCGCCATCTATTTTGCCGATCCTGGAACGCCATCACAGCGCGCATTAAATGAAAACTCCAACGGATTGCTGCGAAAAGATGGGTTGCCAAAAGAAATGGACTTCAATCAAGTGGACCAAACATTTGTCTCATCGGTTGCGAACAAGCGAAATAATATCCCACGAAAATCCTTGGCATACCAGACGCCGCTGGAAGTATTTTTGAGTTACATAAATGAATCTACTTTGTCTAGCTTAAATTGA